The Lycium barbarum isolate Lr01 chromosome 12, ASM1917538v2, whole genome shotgun sequence genome includes a region encoding these proteins:
- the LOC132622461 gene encoding probable WRKY transcription factor 15 has translation MAIELMMNYINTNSNNSTSFMSNLEEKTVVQEAASGLQSVEKFIKLLSHSQKQGNSTSFIKQEKSTPMEIEIVADAAVTKFKNVISLLGRKRTGHARFRRAPIASPHPDNFKKDYYVDTKVYCPTPIQQLPPKAYDRYNHQLCQNPNDGVVEKQELVTKTINFSEICRSNSFNMSTLTGETESKSIQISNISQVSSVVKPPLSSSSSFKSRKCTLSDNNLSGNCSGSSGQCHCSKRRKLRLKRVVRVPAISMKLSDIPPDDYSWRKYGQKPIKGSPHPRAYYKCSSVRGCPARKHVERAQDEPTMLIVTYEGEHNHSVSVAETSSLILESS, from the exons ATGGCTATAGAGCTCATGATGAATTACATAAACACAAATAGCAATAACAGCACTAGCTTCATGTCCAATTTGGAAGAAAAAACAGTGGTTCAAGAAGCTGCCTCGGGGCTTCAAAGTGTCGAAAAGTTCATCAAATTATTGTCACATAGTCAAAAACAAGGGAATTCAACTTCTTTCATAAAGCAAGAAAAATCGACCCCAATGGAGATTGAAATAGTGGCTGATGCAGCTGTTACAAAGTTCAAGAACGTAATTTCCCTTCTTGGTCGAAAGAGAACTGGCCATGCTCGATTTAGAAGAGCACCTATTGCTTCTCCTCATCCTGATAATTTCAAGAAGGATTATTATGTTGACACAAAAGTTTATTGTCCTACACCAATTCAACAACTCCCTCCAAAAGCCTATGATCGTTATAATCATCAATTATGTCAAAATCCAAATGATGGGGTTGTTGAAAAGCAGGAATTGGTTACAAAGACGATTAATTTTTCGGAAATTTGTCGTTCAAATTCGTTCAATATGTCAACTTTAACAGGGGAAACAGAGAGTAAAAGCATCCAGATTTCAAATATTTCTCAGGTCTCTTCAGTTGTAAAGCCTcctttgtcttcttcttcttccttcaaaaGTAGAAAGTGCACTTTGTCGGATAATAACCTTTCTGGCAACTGCAGTGGTTCCTCTGGTCAATGCCATTGCTCAAAGAGAAG GAAATTAAGACTTAAAAGGGTAGTTAGAGTTCCAGCAATAAGCATGAAGCTGTCAGACATCCCACCGGATGATTATTCATGGAGGAAATATGGACAAAAGCCAATTAAAGGATCTCCACATCCAAG GGCATACTACAAATGTAGTAGTGTGAGAGGGTGTCCAGCACGTAAACATGTAGAAAGAGCTCAGGATGAACCAACGATGCTCATTGTTACGTACGAAGGCGAGCATAACCATTCCGTTTCTGTTGCTGAAACAAGTAGTCTCATTTTAGAGTCTTCCTAA